AACAACAGTATTATGTCATAAAAATGTCAATCAGTAATATGCAAGTTATGATTCCAACGCGTAAAATATTGAGTTCAAGTATACGACCAGTTACTGATATACTTGCATTAAAACACATCATACACATTTTTCAGCATGGAGAATCAGATAGATTTCTACCGTGGAAACAAAGGTATAAAGTAAACACGGACAAAATAAAAACGGGTGAACTACAGGAAGGTGCTGAAGTTGTACGTGATTTAATGCGCATGAAGAAAGAAAAAGCACTTAATGCAAGCGAAAAAAAAATGTTGGATAATGCATATGAATTTTTGATTAGTGAACTGGAAGTAATTAAAGGAATTACTGAAAAACAAATAAAAAGTTTCTGTTAAGGTTAATTATAGATAATGTATTCATCCCAACAAATATTCTGAATTTTTCGGTAATATTATGATTAAAAGTAAATCATTTCAAAACATTCAACTTCTTCAACTTACTTTTAGAACATTACCTCTTTTGTTATTTCTACAATCTAATCCATTTTTATTATTTAAACTTCTTCTACGAACATTTGAAGTTTTATCAAAAAACTCGATAAAATAATCACTTGATATTTGTAATACCGATTCACACTGGCACGGACAAGGAGCCGTAAGGATGGAAGAGAGGTAGGGCTTTCATTGTTTTAGGTATATCTAAGTGATTATTTCTAGAAGAAAAAAACAATCAATCTCACCTCTATCTTTAAGAATTTCTTACATCCACTGTGACAGTGAATAGCACGCGAGTTGGCAACATCTAAATATATGGTCAACGATAAAAAATGACGGAATTTCTAGAACTAGAAACCATTTATCCATTTTAAAAGTCCCTCCAAACGGAAGGGCTTTTTTGATTACTCTTTTGTAATATACGAAGAAATGCCTTACTTTTTAAGTTCCTTGGTTAGTTTTTCTGCATTTTCTTTATCTTTAAATGCACCCGTTTGAACCTTATACAATTCCTCTTTATTATCGTCTTTCTTTGGTGGTCTTAACTCATGAACAGACTTGCCAGTGGTTGCTTTTACAATCGCATTAGCAATATCGTTCATTTTTGTATTTAGGATTTTCATATCGTTTTGCTATCAATAAAACATACCTCGATCAAAATGGCAGGAGCTGATGTATGGCAAATGTAAAATGTCGACTTTAGGAAAGCGTATAAGAGCGCTTAGAAATGATAAAAAATAACTCAAAAAGAGTTAGGTAAAATTTTAAAAGCTTCGGAAAGCACTATAGGCATGTACGAAAGAGATAAAAGAAAACCAGACTATGATACATTATTGAAAATCGCGGATTTCTTCGAGGTATCAACTGATTACCTTATAAGAGGCGAAAGTTATCGTCAAACTGCAGAAAGAATAGTCGACAATCCTGAAGTAAAAGTGGCAGCAAGCGATGGAGAATTTACTAAGGAAGAGAAAATCAAGATGCTAGAATGGTTGCTCGAAGCTGAAAGAGGACGTAAGCCTGGGGATGAACAGAAAAAGAAATAATGCAAAAATCCCTGGGCTTCAGTTCACCCAGCATATAGATGATACATAACTAAGTGAATTTTTTTATTTAAAAAATAGGGTTTTTGACCCAGATATATTAACCTACACATTTGAAAATTATGGGTGTTCAACTCCATTTATTTATAGCAAGCTCCCATCCAGCGTATCACTCTAAATGGATCTTGATAAAGATAATTATGCTTGTGAACGATAAACTGATTTAAAAAAGAGCCCGAATTAGGGCTTTTCAATTTATTTGCAATCTCTTAGAATAATACTTACGAATACTTTTTTGTTAGCCCCATCACTCTAATGTGGTAGGGCTGTTCTCTTTAATCAAACATCTGATTCAAGCGCTTATTCCCTTTTTCAGCACCGGTCACTATCTCATCAATCAATTCTTTTACAGTTGGAATATCGTTGATCAGGCCGATGACTTGTCCTGCCCATCCGAATCCTTCTTTTTCGTTTCCTTCGTAAATGTAGCTGCAATTAGCTTTTCCGCTGATTACCTCTCTTAAATCTTCGTAGGTTTCACCGGCTTTTTCCCGGGCAATTATTTGCTCAGTGTAATCTGACCTCAGAACGCGACCCGGTGATCGCAAGCTCTTTTTGATGATTACAGTATCCGTTTCATTAGCTTCAATAATCGCGTTTTTGTACACATCCCCAGCATGAACGCATTCTTTCGTGGCGATAAAGCGGGTTCCCATTTCGATTCCTTCTGCTCCGAGTGAAAGTGCTGCTAAGAATCCTCTTGCATCTCCAATTCCTCCGCTTGCCAGCACAGGGATGGATACTGACTCAACGACTCGCGGTATGAGAACCATTGTTCCAACTTCATCCAATCCTAAATGGCCGCCTCCTTCAT
This window of the Bacillus gobiensis genome carries:
- a CDS encoding CarD family transcriptional regulator, whose protein sequence is MFQIGDNIVYPMHGVGIIEAIEEKEFSGEKQQYYVIKMSISNMQVMIPTRKILSSSIRPVTDILALKHIIHIFQHGESDRFLPWKQRYKVNTDKIKTGELQEGAEVVRDLMRMKKEKALNASEKKMLDNAYEFLISELEVIKGITEKQIKSFC
- a CDS encoding SPOR domain-containing protein, with the translated sequence MKILNTKMNDIANAIVKATTGKSVHELRPPKKDDNKEELYKVQTGAFKDKENAEKLTKELKK
- a CDS encoding helix-turn-helix domain-containing protein produces the protein MYERDKRKPDYDTLLKIADFFEVSTDYLIRGESYRQTAERIVDNPEVKVAASDGEFTKEEKIKMLEWLLEAERGRKPGDEQKKK